The following DNA comes from Leifsonia sp. 1010.
GAGTCCTTGATCGTCGCGATGAACTGGTTCGTCAGCGCGGGCAGGACGTTGCGCACACCCTGCGGGATGACGATCAGCCGCATCGCCATCCCGTGCGGCATGCCCAGCGCCCGCGCCGCCTCCAGCTGACCGGCCGGCAGCGCCTGGATGCCGGAGCGGAAGATCTCCGCGATGTACGCGCCGGCGATGAGCCCCAGGGTGAGGATGCCGTACGGATACGAGCTGTCGCCGAAGATCCGCACGCCCATCAGCGGGAGCCCCTGCCCGAGCAGGAAGATCGTGAGGATGACCGGCAGTCCGCGCATGAGGTCGACGTACACCCGGGCCGGGATGCGGAGCCACGCCCGCTTCGACAGGCTCGCCACCGCGATCACGATGCCGACGATCGTGCCGAGGATCATCGCACCGATGGCGAGGAGGAGCGTGTTGGGGAGCCCCGTGATGATGAGGTCGGGGAGGATCGCCGTGATCTGGTCCCAGTTGAAGAAGCCGTTGATGATGTCCATGTCGTTCTCCCTTGGCCGGCCCGGGTGCGCGTCCGGTTACTCGACCGAGTACTTGTTGGATGGGTGGGCCGCGTAGTACTTCTTCAGCCAGTCGATGACGGGCTGGGCGTCGTCGGCGGGGTTCCACTTCT
Coding sequences within:
- a CDS encoding amino acid ABC transporter permease, which gives rise to MDIINGFFNWDQITAILPDLIITGLPNTLLLAIGAMILGTIVGIVIAVASLSKRAWLRIPARVYVDLMRGLPVILTIFLLGQGLPLMGVRIFGDSSYPYGILTLGLIAGAYIAEIFRSGIQALPAGQLEAARALGMPHGMAMRLIVIPQGVRNVLPALTNQFIATIKDSSLVYLLGFTVSERELYRIGQDAAQQTGNLSPLVAAGIMYLIITIPLTYVVNWMDKRFKTGRKPENAMTGEADAANLTPTAPVSAQQREGADK